In Geotalea uraniireducens, the genomic window TGCCCCGGCCACTACGTTTGCCCACCTTGACGCAACGACCGTTCTTTCCCGGCAGATTGCCGAGCTCGGCATCTATCCGGCCGTTGACCCGCTCGACTCGACTTCCCGGATCCTCGATCCGCAGGTCGTCGGCGATGAGCATTACAAGGTCGCCCGTGAAGTGCAGTACGTCCTGCAGCGCTATAAAGACCTGCAGGACATCATCGCGATTCTCGGGATGGACGAACTTTCCGAGGAAGATAAGCAGGTCGTTGCCCGGGCCCGGAAGATTCAGCGCTTCCTGTCCCAGCCGTTCCATGTTGCCGAGGCATTTACCGGTACCCCCGGGGTTTATGTCGAGCTGAAGGACACCATTAAAGGGTTCAAGGAAATCGTTGAAGGCAAACATGACGATATCCCCGAGCAGGCGTTCTACATGGTCGGGACGATCGAAGAAGCCATTGAGAAGGCCCAGCGGCTTGCCGCTTAATTGACGTTATCAGATCGCCGGAGAAGACGCGCCGCTGAGCGGCGCTACTCCAGCGGAGGATTATAGATGGCAGAAAAAATTACATTCGAACTGGTTACGCCTTATCGGAAGGTGTTGACCGAAGAGGTCGACGAAATCACCGCTATCGGCTCGCTGGGCGAATTCAGCGTGCTGCCGGGTCATGCACCGTTCCTGACTGCACTGAAAATCGGCGAGCTGTCGTACAAGCAGAACGGCGGTTCCAGTTACCTGGCAGTTAACTGGGGCTACTTCGAGATCAAGGACGATAAGGCTGTTGTGCTGGTGGAAACCGCCGAACGGGCCGACGAAATTGACCTTGAACGGGCCCAGGCCGCGCTTGGCCGTGCGGAAACCGCGCTGAAAACCCTTTCTGCAGAGGACAAGAAGTACCGGGTCATGGAGGCAGCCCTGGAGCGGGCGGCAATCCGGATGCAGGTTGCGGCAAAATCAGCCAGGAAATAACGTATAAATCGATTAGCTGAATTAAGAGCGGCCCGTGCCGCTCTTTTTTTTTAGGCCAACGTAGGGTATAACAACGGCAATGACAATGGAGAAACCGCTCATAGCCCTTACCATGGGCGACCCGACAGGTATCGGCCCGGAGATCATTGCGCAGACGGTTGCCGAGCCGGCAGTGGCCGCCGTCTGTCGACCGGTCGTTTTTGGCGACAATGGAGCCATTGCACGAGCGAATTCACTTGTTGGCGCCGGCCGGGAGTTCGCTACGGTATCCTCTGTCAATGAAGCCGCATCGCTAACCGGTCCGGCGGTGCCGCTCATACCTCTTACGACCCTGGCCGACGTGGATATGGCATATGGACAGCCGACCGCTGCGTCCGGAGACGCCATGTACCGCTATATCGTCGAGGCGGCCCGCCATTGTCTGACTGGCGAGGTCGACGGAATGGCGACGGCGCCGATCAACAAAGAGGCAATGAATCGGGCAGGCCATAGTTACCCCGGGCATACCGAGTTGCTGGCGGAACTGACCGGCAGCGACGAATACGTGATGATGCTGGCCGGAGAGCGTCTCCGGGTGGCGCTGGTTACGATCCATGTCTCCCTGCGAGACGTTCCGTCCCTGCTCTCCATTGAGAAGGTCGTGCAGACGATCCGCATCGTCAACCGGGATGTTGGTCGCTACTTCTGTTGCCGTCCGCGCATCGCCGTGCTGGCGCTCAACCCCCACTGCGGCGAAGGGGGGATGTTCGGTGACGAAGAGGAAAAGATCATTGCTCCGGCAGTGAAGCTAGCTCGGCTGGCAGGGATCGAGGCAACCGGCCCGCTCTCGGCGGACACCCTGTTTCATTTCGCCGTCCAGGGTGAATATGACGCTGTGGTGTGCATGTATCATGACCAGGGGTTGATCCCGTTGAAGCTCCTCCATTTCGACGATGCTGTCAACGTAACGCTTGGTTTGCCGATTATCCGTACTTCGGTGGATCACGGAACAGCCTACGATCTAGCCGGAACGGGGCGGGCATCGGCAAAGAGCATGATTGCGGCGGTAAGGATGGCAGCGGCAATGGCCGTTATGCGTAATACTGGCGTGGCAGTCTAAGCGACGCCATGCGACCGGGAAGGGCGGCTGTGACAGGTGCCCTTCCGTTGTTGTGAGAGAGAACCGATGAAGAAAAAGAAAATCGTCCTGGCAATCTTGGGAATCATATTACTCTATGTGGGGTACATCGGCGTCTCGATTATGAATCTGCCGTCGGTGGAGGTGTTGAAGAACCGCCGGATGAATATGACAATCCAGGTCAAGGACTGGCACAACAACTATCACTCCTTTGTCGTTGGCCCGAAAAACCGCTACTGGACAGCTTCGGCAAGCATCCCCGCCGAGATGAAATGGGCGGTGATTGTTGCCGAAGATGCCAATTTTTACAAACATGAGGGGATTGACGTCAAGGCGATCAAGAACGCCATCAAGTACGATCTGGAGAAAAAGAGCTTTGCTCGGGGGGCCTCAACGATTACCCAGCAGGTAGCAAAAAACCTCTTTCTCTCCCGGGAGAAAACGATCAGCCGGAAAATCGAGGAAGTGATTCTGGCAAAACGGATGGAGCAGGAGCTGACAAAGGGAAGAATCATCGAGCTCTATCTCAATGTCGTTGAGCTGGGACCGATGATCTACGGGATCGGGCACGGCGCCCATTACTATTTTGGTAAGTCGGCGGCGGCTCTCACCCCGCGGGAATGTGCCTTCCTGGCGGCGATGCTCCCCGGACCGCGGCAGGCCTACAACCCGTATAAGCACCTCGACAAGGTGCTGAAGCGGTCGGAAATGATCCTGCGGCTGCTGCGCAGCAAAGGGGCGCTGTCCGAAGACGAATACCGCCAAGCCCTGGCGGAATCACCCAATATCAGCGGCATGCAGCGCAAGGTCGACGAGAGTATCAAACAGCAGGAGGTGCCGTTTACTCCTCTCTCGTCGGCGACTGTACCTGGTCAGCCGGCGGCCAGCGAGGCACCTGCCGCCGGGGCCGGTAACTCCGAGCAGCGCGAAACGCCGCCGCAAAACAGCGCAACGGAGCCGCCGGCTGGTGAAAATGTGCCGGCTGGCGCTGCCGCCCCGCCAACCGAGCAGGCACCGCGGTAAAAGCTACACTGCAAAGCCGGCACTGCCTCGTGAAGGCAGGGCTATACCCGGAATCGCTCGATATCCGGGTCCGAAAAGGTATTGTCCACTACCAGCTGCCGTTCATGGCCGTCAATAGCCACGCTGACCGAGCAGGATTGCCCCGGCTCCGCCTTGGTGTAGCGGAGGAGGAGCCGGACGGCCGTTTCCAGCAGTTCTTCGCTGAGAATCCCCATTACCACTGCAGTCGGGCTGCTTCCCTCCATCCAGCGAATGGCGGCTTCACCCTGCTGCATAGCCTGGCCGAGCAAGTTGTTTTCGGCCTCATTGCGGCCGACAAGGACCTTGGTACGTTCCCCGACCCGGAAATGGCGCCCTACTTTCAGCAGGCGAAAATCGCGGAGATTGAGCTCATCCGAATGGTCGAAGACATCCCGGACCTTGGAGACGAAAGAAACTTCCGTCAACAGGCAACCGCCGGCAGGGCAGGGATAGTTCTTGACGTCCAGGTCTTCGGCTAACTGCATCTGGACCTTGCGGGAACGCCCCTGGATGGCCAGTAGTTTTTCCCGGTCGACCCAGCCGTTCTGCTCGGGGATGGTCGGCGCGAAATGCTGTGCCGAAAGAGGCCGGAGCAGCAAACCTTCCAAGCCGCTCTCGCGCTCGATAACCCGGAGAGTGTCGCGGCGCTGGCTCATCGGCCGCTGGCCAAGCACTTCACCGGTAATAACGAAGTCCGCTCCGGAGGTGGCCATGTATTCCCGGGCCTTGCGTAGCAGGAAGATCCGGCAATCGATGCAGGGGTTCATCCCTTTGCCGTGGCCATGCCGTGGGTTGCGTACCACTTCCAGGTAATCGACGCCCTTGTGCATGACTTTGATCGGGATGCCAAACTCTTCGGCAACCCTGACTGCCTCAGATTTGCAGCCGGCGTTTTTGCCGGTGCAGGTACAGAAGGGGGAGGTGAAATTGAGGGCCTCGACGTCGATACCCTGCTCAAGCATTACTTTGACCGCAAGGGTAGAGTCGAGTCCTCCGGAAAGGAGGGCCAGCGCTTTTTTCTTCATGGTTTCTCCTGGGGCGCCATCACGGGCGGAAGAACGGTAAGCTCCCGGTACGGGGCCGAAATATCCGTCAGGCTAGCACAGGGCGGCAAGAAATGTAAAGAGGCGAGACAAAAACAAAATTGTGCTCAAGTACCGGGGTATCCGGCCGATGGGAAGTAAAGGGAGGGGAATAATGGACAGTATCGTCAAGGAAGGGTCGCTCGGTTCCATCCTGTTCAAGTGTCAGATCATCAGCGAGGAAGATATTGCTGCCGCCCTTGCAGAACAGGAGCAGACCGGCTGCCGGTTCGGTGAGGCGCTGGTCACTCTTGGTATCGTCACCCAGGAAGATATCGACTGGGCACTGTCGAATCAGCTCAATATCCCCTATGTGCGCCTCAAACCGCCCATGTTCGATCAACAGGCGGTCGCCTTGGTGTCGGCGACACTGGCGAGACAGCATAATCTGATTCCGCTGATCCGCGCTGGCGATGAGCTGAGTATCGCTATTGCCGATCCCCTCAACCTGACTGCCGTTACCGAAGTTGAACGGATCACCGGTTGTTCGGTTACGGTTTCCGTGGCGCTGATCCGTGAAATTCGGGAAATGCAGGAGCTGTTCTACGGCGCGGCCGATTCGACAGTATCGCTCGGTTTTGCTTCGGCCAATTTTCCGCCGCAGGCCATTGCCGCAATCAATGAAGACTTGAGCGGCGGTAAGTTACTCGATTATCTGCTCCTCTTTATCCTGCAACAGAAGCTTGCTTCACTGTCGCTGCAACCGCTCGGGGAAACCGTCATCGTCGTCGGGCGCCGGGGCGGGGTAACGCGTGAGATCGGTCGGCTGGCGGCCGCCTACTATCCAGAAGTTGTCCAGCGGACCAGGAAGCTGGCCCGTCTGGGAGAAGTCGAGCTCACCGGCCGGGGTGAACTCGCCTTTGCCTGGAAAGGGAAAAATATCCCGTTTCAGGTGGCGTCGCTCCGGAGTGAAGCTGGTGAGCATCTGACGTTCAGAATGCACGTTGCCGCACCATTCCCCGGCTCGGTGGCCGATCTTGGCCTGTCGGCAGAGAAACTCGGACAGTTTGGGGATCTTGCGGCGCTCAACCGAGGTCTGCTCCTTGTCGCGGCGCGCGAACGGGAAATCCGGCAGATGGTGATCAATCTCTATCTGCAGGAGTGTGATACGACAGGTAAAACGGTGATGGTTCTTGGCGAAGGGACCAATCCCGGGGAAAAACGTTTTCCGCGGGTTGCCGTCCCCCGGCATTCCGAGCTCGGAGCGTTGATCCCCGGGGTGCTGGATCACGATCCCGATATTCTGGCCATTGAAGATGTTGCAGACGGTCACGGCTTCGCGGCGGCCTGCCGGGCGGCGCTTCGCGGCAAGCTGGTCGTCGCCGGCGTAGGTTTTGCCGATCTTGCCGGTACGTTCAAGCATCTGCTCACTTTTCGTGACAAGCTGCAGATGATTCCGCTACAGCCGAAGGGGATCATCGTCTGCCGGGGAGTCCGTACTCTCTGTCCTGACTGCCGGGAGCAGGGGCCGCCCTCGGCCGAAGAGCTTGCCGGGCTGGCGGCGGAGCTTCATGTTCCGGTCGGTTGTCGGCCGGTCGGTTGCGCTTCGTGCGACCAGACTGGTTATCGAGGCAAACGATATCTGTTGGAGATGCTCGTTTTCGACGAGGAGATGAGGAAACGTTTCGCCTCGGCCCGCGACGACCGGGAGGTTCTCGACTATCTGCGCGGCAAGGGGTGGTCCGGTATTGTCGAGGAAGGGAAGACGCTGGTAGTTGAAGGAGAGATATCCATCGAGGATTATCAAACCTCGATCTTGACCTGATGGAGATGGCACATGGCACGGATTGATGCACTTTTCAAGATGATGAAGGAACAGGGGGCGTCCGACCTACATCTGTCGACCGGGGCGCCGCCAATTTTCCGGCTCCATGGCGAGATGGTCCGGCAGAATTTCAAGGCGCTGACCCATGATGAGCTGAGGGGGATTCTGTTCGAAATCCTGTCGGCCAAGCAGCAGGAGGAATTCGACGCGAGGCACGACCTCGACTTCGCTTACGCAATTCCGGGGCTGGCCCGCTTCCGGGGGAATTATATGATGCAGCACCGGGGGATCGCCGCCGTCTTCCGGATTATCCCGAGCAAAATCCTGTCGGCCGATGATCTGAGCCTGCCTGAAGGGGTACGGAAGATGACCCAGTTCAAAAAAGGGCTGGTGCTGGTGACGGGGCCGACCGGTTCGGGGAAATCGACGACCTTGGCGGCCATGATTGATCTGATCAATTCCACCCGCCAGGAGCATATCCTCACCCTGGAGGACCCGCTCGAATTCATTCATGAAAACAAACTTTCGCTGCTTAATCAGCGGCAGATCGGCGAGCACTCGGACAGCTTTACCAACGCGCTGCGGGCGGCGTTGCGCGAAGACCCCGACGTTATCCTGGTTGGGGAGATGCGGGACCTGGAGACGATTAGCCTCGCCATGAGCGCTGCCGAAACGGGCCACTTGGTCTTCGGCACGCTGCATACCAATTCGGCGGCCAAGACCATTGACCGAATTATCGATGTCTTTCCGAAAGATGGCCAGGAACAGGTGCGGGCCATGCTTTCCGAATCGCTCAAGGGGGTAGTGTGCCAGCAATTATTGAAGACCGCCGACGGGAAAGGGCGGGTGGCTGCCCTGGAAATCATGCTCGGCACGCCGGCCATCGCCAACCTGATCCGGGAGGGGAAAACCTTTCAGATTCCGTCGATCATCCAGACCGCCAAGCGGGACGGCATGCAGCTGATGGATCAGCACCTGCTCGATCTGTTAAAGATGAAGCGGGTTGCTGCGGAGGAGGCGTACCGCTGTGCCCAGGACAAGAAACAGTTCGAGCAGTACCTGGATAAAGCGTAACGAAGCGAGCGGAGAGGTGAAAAAGAAAAGGGGCCTGCACGAGGCCCCTTTTTTTGTCTTTATGGTCGGGATGACTGGATTTGAACCAGCGGCCCCCTGCTCCCGAAGCAGGTGCGCTACCAGGCTGCGCTACATCCCGACTCGGACTCTTATAGCGGTTTCCCTTTCTTTTGTCAACAGTTTAACCGGCTGCCGACCAAGAAAAGGGTTGTCAGTCGCGGGTGGAACGTGCTAGAAAATTAGATTCAGCGCGGACTTTTGCCCAATGAAGGGGGCCATGGCGTACCGGGACTTGCACGATTTCCTGGCAGAGTTGCACCGGCTTGGTGCTCTGCATCGCGTCGGGGCGGAGGTTGACCCACACCTCGAGATTGCCGCCATCACCGACCGGGTGACCAAAGCTCCCGCGGGAGGGCCGGCGCTGCTGTTCGAGAAGGTGCGGGGGGGTGCGATTCCGGTCGCCACCAATCTGTTCGGCTCGCCGCAACGAATGGCCGTGGCGTTGGGGCTGACAACGCTCGACGAGTTGCAGCAGCGGATGGACGAACTGCTGGCGCTGACGCCAGGGGGGGCAGATACGGCAAGCCGTGCGGAGTTGCCCCGCCAGGAAGAGCTTGCCGAATTTGCTCCGGTAACCGTCGAGACAGGACGCTGCAGGGATATCGTCGATGATGCCGTTGATCTGACGGCCTACCCTTTCCTCACCTGCTGGCCCGGTGACGGCAAACCGGATTGGCCGGGTCGATTCATCACTCTCCCGCTCGTTTTTACTCGTGATCCCGATACTGGCGCTGCCAACTGCGGCATGTACAGGGTGCCGGTTTTCGACGCTGCCCGGGCTGGTATCCGCTGGCATGCCGGTGCCGGCGGCGATCTCCATTACCGGAAGTATTGCCGTCGGCAGGAAAAGATGCCGGTCGCGGTGGCTGTCGGCGGCGATCCGGCGGCGATTTTTGCTGCGACCCTACCGCTTCCCGAAGAACTCGACGAAATGTACCTTGCCGGGTTTCTCAGGCGCGCGCCGCTGCCGATGGTCCGCTGCCAGACTTCCGACCTGCTGGTGCCGGCCGATGCCGATCTGGTAATCGAGGGGGTCATCGATCCGGCCGAAGAGGTAAGTGACGGGGCGTTCGGCAACCATAGCGGCTTTTATCAACCGGCCCGGCATGTGCCGCTGTTGCGGGTCAGCCATGTTACCCGGCGCCGGGATTGTATCTATCCGGCAACGGTAGTCGGCCCACCGCCCGCGGAGGACTGTTTCCTGGCCAAGGCGGCGGAAAGGTTTTTCCTGCCACTATTTCGACGGCGCTGGCCCGAGATTGTCGATATCAACTTTCCGCTGGAATGGATTTTTCACAACAGTGCGATCGTCTCGGTGCGGGACGGGGAAAAGGGGCGGGGAAGAGAGCTGATCAAGGCGATGTGGCGGTCGGAGTTGATGCGCCGCGCCCGGGTCATCGTGCTGGTCGGTGAGGATGTCGATGTTCAGGATCTTTCCCGGGTTGCCTGGCGGGTGATGAATGGCACCGATTGGCGCTCCGATCTGATCATTGATGATGACGGCGTACGCCAGCCCCGGTTTCCCTGGCTCGAGGGGCGGCTCGGCATCGATGCGACACGCCGGTCGGCGGAAGTGCTGGCCGACCCGGCGACGGTACGGCTGGTCGCGACCCGCTGGAGGGAGTACGGTTTCCGATGAATATGCGGCTTTTCCGGGGACTGGCTCTTTTGCTCTGGCTGGTGGTCGCCGGCTGTTACCATCTTCGCCTGGCGGCGACGCCGCTCGAAGAGGCTCGTTTTTCCGTGAAGTTACCGGAGGAGCGGGTAATGGCGGCAGTCAAGTTCCTTTTGCAGCAAGACGGCTACACCATCGAGTCGGCGGATGAGCGGGAAGGTATTATCCTGACCGAGTACCGTAATTTTTCAACCAAGGCCGGTGGCGTCACTCTGCCGGAAGGGGGCCGTCTCTATTATCACAAGCTGAAGGTGACGATCGGCAGCTCCGGAGCAGAAACGGTTGTGGCACTGGCCTCGGTCGATCTCGAAATCAGGTCGAGCTACGTTTACGAAGATGATGGTCGGGTGCAGGCGTTGAAAAAAAGGTACCCCTACGAGCAGTACCCCGGCATGTTCGACTTGTCGACCGTCACCTGGGAACTCAAGCGGGTCAGCGGATATCTGCAGACGGGGCTGCGGCGTGAGGCCAAAAATGGTTATTGAGGAAAGGGTAGCAATGGGCGCATTCGGCAAGGCCAGAGTGTTCCTGGAAATGATCAAGTTTTCCCACACGATCTTCGCCCTGCCGTTTGCGTTGACGGGGGCGGTACTGGCTGCCCGTGGGCTCCCTACCGGGTACCAGATATTCTGGATCCTCGTGGCGATGGTGGGAGCCCGCACCACGGCGATGGGCCTGAACCGGCTGATCGACGCGGATATCGATGCCCGCAACCCGCGGACGGCCGGGCGGGCAATCCCGGCGGGGCTGATCGGCAAGGGGACGGTTGTTGCCTTCATCGTTTTTTCAGTGCTGGTGATGCTCTATGCGGCGTTCATGCTCAACCGGCTCTGCCTCTACCTAGCCCCGGTGGCGCTCTTCTTCCTGGTCCTCTACTCGTACTGCAAGCGGTTTACCGCCCTGGCGCACGTGGTGCTCGGCGTCTGTCTCGGCGCTGCCCCCATCGGTGCCTGGATCGCCATCCGGGGAGACGTGGCCCTGCCTGTGTTGTTCCTTGGGCTGGCCGTGCTCTTCTGGGTCGCCGGCTTCGACATCCTGTACGCGCTCCAGGATCTGGAGTTTGACCGGCAAAGCGGCCTGCACTCGATTCCGGTACATCTCGGCATTGCCGGTTCCCTCTGGACGGCAAGGGCTTTTCATCTGGTGATGCTCGGGTTGCTGGCAGGGGTGTGGTCGACGCTGGGGCTGGGGATGATCTTTCTTGTCGGACTCCTCGTCACGGCGACGATGCTGGGCTATGAGCACTGGCTGCTGCGGGGCGGCAATCTGGCGAAACTCGATGCGGCGTTTTTCAATATGAACGGTTACATCAGTGTGGTGATCTTCCTCTTCACTGCTGCCGACGTCTTGCTGCTCGGGGGGCGTTAATCATGGCGAAGCACTTCGTCATCGGCCTGACCGGCGCCTCCGGTGCCATCTATGGCTTCCGTCTTTGCGAAGAACTGCTCCGCGCCGGGCATCGCCTGACGGTGCTGGCCAGCCAGCCGGCGATCGAGGTCATCCGCGAAGAACTCGGCTTGAGTCTCCGCGGCGACGAGGCGACGGTCAGGACCGCTCTCTGTCGCTATCTGCAGACCACGGACGATACCCTTGCCTATTACGCCGCCGACAATCTCCTCGCTCCGGTGGCCAGCGGCTCTGCCGCTCCCGAGGCGATGGTCGTGGTCCCCTGCAGCATGGGAACCCTGGCGCGGATCGCCAGCGGCGTTTCGACGTCCCTGCTCGAACGGTGCGCCGATGTGATGCTGAAAGAGCGGCGCCCGCTCATCCTGGTCCCGCGGGAGACGCCGCTCAACGAAATCCATCTGGAAAACATGCTCAAACTGACCCGGATGGGGGTGCGCATGCTGCCGGCCATGCCCGCGTTTTACCACCAGCCGCAGACGCTTGCCGATCTTGTCGATTTTCTGGTCGGTAAGGTTCTCGATTCCCTTGGCATTGAGCAGACCCTCTTTCGGCGCTGGGGTGGAAAGGAGCAGTCATGATTTCACTGGCGGGCATCCGCGACAAAGTCGGCGCCGGAGCGCGGATCGATGATGACGAAGCGCTGTTTCTCTTCGAACACCACGACCTCTTGGCGGTGGGGGAGCTGGCGGCGACCGTCAACCGTCGCTGCAATGGCGAACGGGTCTTTTTCAACGTCAACCGTCATATCAATCACACGAATATCTGCGTCAACCGGTGCACGTTCTGCGCGTTTTCCAAGACTGCCGACGAGCCGGGTGCCTACCTCTACGACCTGGAAGAAGTACGTAACCGGGCCATGGAGGCGCTCAGCCAGGGGGCGACCGAGATCCATATCGTCGGCGGCCTCCATCCCGATCTGCCGTTCGAGTTCTATCTGGCGATGTTGCGCACAGTGAAGGAAGTATCGCCGACGCTGCACGTCAAGGCATTCACGGCTGTGGAGATCGACTACCTGGCACGGCTTTCCGGCCTGTCACTTGCTGAAACACTGGCACAGCTGAAGGAGGCGGGCCTTGGTTCCCTTCCCGGCGGCGGCGCCGAAATCCTGCGCTGGGAAGTGCGTCAGCGGCTCTGTCCGGAGAAGATCAGCGGCGAGCGCTGGCTCGAAGTCATGGCGGCGGTGCATGCCGCCGGGCTGAAGTCCAATGCCACCATGCTGTACGGCCATATCGAAACGTTTGCCGATCGCGTCGACCACATGCGGCGGTTGCGCGAACTCCAGGACCGGACCGGCGGTTTTCAGGTGTTTATCCCCCTGACCTTCCAGAAGGAAAATAATCCGCTCGGTCATCTCAAGCGGCCCGGCAGCGGCGGGGTCGACGATCTCAAAACTCTGGCCGTTGCCCGGATCTATTTAGACAATTTCGCCAATATCAAAGCTTACTGGGTGATGCTCGGCCAGAAAATCGCCCAGGTGTCGCTCGCCTTCGGGGTCAACGATCTCGACGGTACGGTGGTGGAAGAGAAGATCGGCCATGATGCGGGTGCGGATTCACCGGCGACCATGGGGCGTGACGAAATCGTTGCGCTGATCCGCAAGGCGGGGCGGATCCCGGTAGAGCGCGATACCCTCTATAACGAACTGAGAACCTTCTGATGCCCGCCGGAATGGTGATGACCCCTATGCTCCAACAGATCGAAGGCAAGCTCCGGCAGGGCGAACCGCTCGACCGCCGCGAAGGGTGCTGGTTACTGACCGAGGCTGACCTGTTGGCGGTGGGGAGGCTGGCCGACACGGTCCGCCGCCGGCTTCATCCCGAAGACGTTGTGACGTTCGTCGTCGACCGGAATGTCAACTACACCAATATCTGCGAATCACGCTGCAAGTTCTGCGCGTTTTATCGGGATGCCGAGGCGCCGGACGCCTACTTGCTGGGCGAGGCGGAGATCTTTGCCAAGATTGCCGAGCTGGTGGCCCAGGGCGGGACCCAGCTGCTGATGCAGGGGGGGCTCCATCCGTCCCTGGGGATCGAATTTTTCGAGCGACTGTTCCGCGGCATCAAGGAACGTTTCCCGACGGTCCAGAATCACTCCCTCTCCCCGGCCGAGATTACCCAGCTTGCCGCCGTTTCCCGGCTGGATATCGCCACGACGATCAGTCGGCTGCGGGCGGCGGGCCTCGATTCGATTCCCGGCGGCGGGGCGGAAATCCTGGTCGATACGGTCCGGCAGGAGATCTCGCCGAAGAAGATCGGTTGGGCCGGCTGGGCTGCGGTGATGCGCGAGGCGGCCCGTCAGGGGATGCCAACCACGGCAACCATGATGTTCGGCAGCCGCGAACGCCCCGCCGATATCGTCGAGCACCTGTTCCGCATCCGGGAGTTGCAGGAGGATGGCGGGTCATTCACGGCATTCATCCCCTGGACCTACCAGCCCGGCAACACGGAACTTGGCGGGACGACTGCCAGCGGCGTCGAATATCTGAAGGTCCTGGCCCTCTCGCGGCTTGTCCTCGACAATGTCCCGAATATCCAGGCCAGCTGGGTTACCCAGGGGGCAAAGATGGCACAGGTGGCGCTCTTTTTTGGGGCTAACGACCTGGGTGGGACCATGCTTGAGGAGAATGTCGTCGCCGCTGCCGGC contains:
- a CDS encoding 4-hydroxybenzoate octaprenyltransferase, with translation MGAFGKARVFLEMIKFSHTIFALPFALTGAVLAARGLPTGYQIFWILVAMVGARTTAMGLNRLIDADIDARNPRTAGRAIPAGLIGKGTVVAFIVFSVLVMLYAAFMLNRLCLYLAPVALFFLVLYSYCKRFTALAHVVLGVCLGAAPIGAWIAIRGDVALPVLFLGLAVLFWVAGFDILYALQDLEFDRQSGLHSIPVHLGIAGSLWTARAFHLVMLGLLAGVWSTLGLGMIFLVGLLVTATMLGYEHWLLRGGNLAKLDAAFFNMNGYISVVIFLFTAADVLLLGGR
- the pdxA gene encoding 4-hydroxythreonine-4-phosphate dehydrogenase PdxA, coding for MTMEKPLIALTMGDPTGIGPEIIAQTVAEPAVAAVCRPVVFGDNGAIARANSLVGAGREFATVSSVNEAASLTGPAVPLIPLTTLADVDMAYGQPTAASGDAMYRYIVEAARHCLTGEVDGMATAPINKEAMNRAGHSYPGHTELLAELTGSDEYVMMLAGERLRVALVTIHVSLRDVPSLLSIEKVVQTIRIVNRDVGRYFCCRPRIAVLALNPHCGEGGMFGDEEEKIIAPAVKLARLAGIEATGPLSADTLFHFAVQGEYDAVVCMYHDQGLIPLKLLHFDDAVNVTLGLPIIRTSVDHGTAYDLAGTGRASAKSMIAAVRMAAAMAVMRNTGVAV
- a CDS encoding UbiD family decarboxylase yields the protein MAYRDLHDFLAELHRLGALHRVGAEVDPHLEIAAITDRVTKAPAGGPALLFEKVRGGAIPVATNLFGSPQRMAVALGLTTLDELQQRMDELLALTPGGADTASRAELPRQEELAEFAPVTVETGRCRDIVDDAVDLTAYPFLTCWPGDGKPDWPGRFITLPLVFTRDPDTGAANCGMYRVPVFDAARAGIRWHAGAGGDLHYRKYCRRQEKMPVAVAVGGDPAAIFAATLPLPEELDEMYLAGFLRRAPLPMVRCQTSDLLVPADADLVIEGVIDPAEEVSDGAFGNHSGFYQPARHVPLLRVSHVTRRRDCIYPATVVGPPPAEDCFLAKAAERFFLPLFRRRWPEIVDINFPLEWIFHNSAIVSVRDGEKGRGRELIKAMWRSELMRRARVIVLVGEDVDVQDLSRVAWRVMNGTDWRSDLIIDDDGVRQPRFPWLEGRLGIDATRRSAEVLADPATVRLVATRWREYGFR
- a CDS encoding transglycosylase domain-containing protein produces the protein MKKKKIVLAILGIILLYVGYIGVSIMNLPSVEVLKNRRMNMTIQVKDWHNNYHSFVVGPKNRYWTASASIPAEMKWAVIVAEDANFYKHEGIDVKAIKNAIKYDLEKKSFARGASTITQQVAKNLFLSREKTISRKIEEVILAKRMEQELTKGRIIELYLNVVELGPMIYGIGHGAHYYFGKSAAALTPRECAFLAAMLPGPRQAYNPYKHLDKVLKRSEMILRLLRSKGALSEDEYRQALAESPNISGMQRKVDESIKQQEVPFTPLSSATVPGQPAASEAPAAGAGNSEQRETPPQNSATEPPAGENVPAGAAAPPTEQAPR
- a CDS encoding UbiX family flavin prenyltransferase produces the protein MAKHFVIGLTGASGAIYGFRLCEELLRAGHRLTVLASQPAIEVIREELGLSLRGDEATVRTALCRYLQTTDDTLAYYAADNLLAPVASGSAAPEAMVVVPCSMGTLARIASGVSTSLLERCADVMLKERRPLILVPRETPLNEIHLENMLKLTRMGVRMLPAMPAFYHQPQTLADLVDFLVGKVLDSLGIEQTLFRRWGGKEQS
- a CDS encoding F0F1 ATP synthase subunit epsilon, yielding MAEKITFELVTPYRKVLTEEVDEITAIGSLGEFSVLPGHAPFLTALKIGELSYKQNGGSSYLAVNWGYFEIKDDKAVVLVETAERADEIDLERAQAALGRAETALKTLSAEDKKYRVMEAALERAAIRMQVAAKSARK
- a CDS encoding GspE/PulE family protein, whose amino-acid sequence is MDSIVKEGSLGSILFKCQIISEEDIAAALAEQEQTGCRFGEALVTLGIVTQEDIDWALSNQLNIPYVRLKPPMFDQQAVALVSATLARQHNLIPLIRAGDELSIAIADPLNLTAVTEVERITGCSVTVSVALIREIREMQELFYGAADSTVSLGFASANFPPQAIAAINEDLSGGKLLDYLLLFILQQKLASLSLQPLGETVIVVGRRGGVTREIGRLAAAYYPEVVQRTRKLARLGEVELTGRGELAFAWKGKNIPFQVASLRSEAGEHLTFRMHVAAPFPGSVADLGLSAEKLGQFGDLAALNRGLLLVAAREREIRQMVINLYLQECDTTGKTVMVLGEGTNPGEKRFPRVAVPRHSELGALIPGVLDHDPDILAIEDVADGHGFAAACRAALRGKLVVAGVGFADLAGTFKHLLTFRDKLQMIPLQPKGIIVCRGVRTLCPDCREQGPPSAEELAGLAAELHVPVGCRPVGCASCDQTGYRGKRYLLEMLVFDEEMRKRFASARDDREVLDYLRGKGWSGIVEEGKTLVVEGEISIEDYQTSILT
- a CDS encoding type IV pilus twitching motility protein PilT is translated as MARIDALFKMMKEQGASDLHLSTGAPPIFRLHGEMVRQNFKALTHDELRGILFEILSAKQQEEFDARHDLDFAYAIPGLARFRGNYMMQHRGIAAVFRIIPSKILSADDLSLPEGVRKMTQFKKGLVLVTGPTGSGKSTTLAAMIDLINSTRQEHILTLEDPLEFIHENKLSLLNQRQIGEHSDSFTNALRAALREDPDVILVGEMRDLETISLAMSAAETGHLVFGTLHTNSAAKTIDRIIDVFPKDGQEQVRAMLSESLKGVVCQQLLKTADGKGRVAALEIMLGTPAIANLIREGKTFQIPSIIQTAKRDGMQLMDQHLLDLLKMKRVAAEEAYRCAQDKKQFEQYLDKA